The stretch of DNA GGCGAACTCTCGGACAGGGAGCTCACTCTTATGGATATCGCAAAGATGACCCGTACAGGTTCTGCAAAGGCGCTCGGTCTGTCACACATGTTCGGATCTCTTAAGCCGGGCATGGAGGGCGACGTCTCGGTCTACCCGATCAACCCGGTGGAAGATCTCGGCGACCCTGACAAGATCGAGTACGCATTCGGAAATGCGAAGTACTTCATAAAGAGCGGCGAGCTGATAATCGACAACGGCGAGTTTGTCAGCAACGGAAACAAGCGGACATTCTGGGTGAGCCACCCGATGCAGCTGACGGATCAGGTTGAACGCGACATATCCGAGCGTTTCAAGAAGTACTATACGGTCACGAGGAACAACTACGGGGTAAAGGAGCACCACTACGTCCCGAACCCGTACGTGATCGAGGTAGGAGCCTGAAAAGAGGTGATTTGTGATGAATACTGTTCAGGTAACAATGATAAAGGACCCGAAGCTCTATATCGAGGCCGAAAATATCGTTCCCGATATTTTTGCAGGCAAGACTCCCGAAGAGATCAGGGAGCTTCCGATATACGAGGGCAACCGGACTTATAAGCTCGGCGAGTATTTCGAGGTCACGGGCAAACCCGGTGAGACTGCAGCAGATACAAAGATCGAGGTCAGGGGCGAAAGTCTCGGCCGTGTGAAATGGATCGGCAGCAGGATGACGAGCGGAGAGGTGATTATCTTCGGGGATTCGGATATGTACACCGGGGCCTTCATGGAGGGCGGAAGGATCGAGGTTAAAGGAAATGTCGGTCACTTTACCGCTCTCGGCATGAAGAACGGGGAGATGATAATCGAAGGTAATGCCGGCAACTATCTCGGTGCCGCGTACCGCGGCGACTGGCGCGGCATGATGGACGGCGTTATTCGTGTCGGCGGGAATGCAGGCTCGGATCTTGCAACGTATATGCGTGGAGGCGAGGTGGTGATCGGCGGAAATGTCGATGTCCACGTCGGCAACCACCAGGAAGGCGGCAGGATCGTTATAAAAGGAAATGCGAAGAGCAAGGTCGGCGGCCAGATGGTCCTGGGAGACATCTTCGTATTCGGAACGATTGATCTGATGATGCCTGGATTT from Methanolacinia petrolearia DSM 11571 encodes:
- a CDS encoding formylmethanofuran dehydrogenase subunit C, translated to MNTVQVTMIKDPKLYIEAENIVPDIFAGKTPEEIRELPIYEGNRTYKLGEYFEVTGKPGETAADTKIEVRGESLGRVKWIGSRMTSGEVIIFGDSDMYTGAFMEGGRIEVKGNVGHFTALGMKNGEMIIEGNAGNYLGAAYRGDWRGMMDGVIRVGGNAGSDLATYMRGGEVVIGGNVDVHVGNHQEGGRIVIKGNAKSKVGGQMVLGDIFVFGTIDLMMPGFAYTEDAELEVDGAKETFKVYEGDLGERHPKKGGKTIYGHLYVKA